The Marinitoga sp. 38H-ov genome segment TTTTATTTTTTGAGTTTTTATATTTATTTAATTCATCAATGAATTTTAAATTATATACGTTTATTATCTTTTTTGAAATATCTTTTAATCCTTCTATTGAACCTGATTTTACTACAGATCCATCTTTAATCATTGCAAATGTATCACATAATTTTTCTACTTCTGATAATATATGAGATGAAAATAAGATTACCGCCCCCATCTCTTTATGCCTTTTTATTAAATCATAGAATTTTTGTTGAACTAATGGGTCTAAACCATTAGTAGGCTCATCTAAAATTAAATATTTAGGCTTATGAACTAAAGCTTGTAATATAGCTACTTTTTTCTTATTTCCAAGAGATAGAGCTTTAAACTTTTTATTTACTTCAATTCCTAATAATTCAATAATTTCTTTTTCATATTCTCTATCTATGTTCTTGTAAAACGATCTATTAAATTCTAAAAATTCTGATATCTTCATATCACCATAAAAATTTACTTCACCAGGAATATAACCTATATTTTCTTTAACGAAATCTACTTCATATGGCATTTTTTTACCGTCTATTAAAGCTTCTCCACTATCAGGTTTTAAAAATCCAGTTAATATTCTAATAGTTGTTGTTTTTCCTGCACCATTTGGTCCAATTAATCCTAATATTTCTCCTTCTTTAATTTCAAATGAAACATCTTCAATTCCCCTATGCTTTCCATAATACTTTTTCAAATTATTAATTTTAATCATCTTTACCCCTCCTTATTCCATTTTTAATGATAAACATAAAATCATTAAGAATATTTTTAATATTTCCATAATCCATACTTTCATTATTAATTTTTATATAATCTAATATAAAAAGAGATATTTTAGAAATTAGAAAAGAGACCAATTTTAAATCAATATGTTCATATATTTCACCATTATCTTGTGCTTTTTTTAATAATGAAAAAACAAAATCGTCTCCTTGAGTAGAATATTCTCCAGTAATTTCAGCTATAATCTTTTCATCTTCTAACATAAAATTTTGCCCAATTTTTGCATATAATGGATAATCTAAAGTTAATTTAAAACCTGCTTCTATCATGGCTTCAAATGATTCAAAAAAATCATTTGTATCTCTTCCTTTTATTGCATTTGATAAATATTCCATTTTTAATTTAAATATTTGATCTAATATATATTTATATAAGTCTTTCTTATTATTAAAATACTGATAAAAACTTCCTTTAGATATTCCAGACTTTTCCACGATTTTATTTATGCTGACCTTAGAGAATAAATTGTTACTAAATTCTTCAAGAGCAACATCCATTATTTTTTTTCTCTTTTCCTCAGGAAGGTTAAAAAAAGTTTTTTTAGGCATTTTATCACTCCTTATGACCATATAGTCATATGACCTATTAGTCATATTATATCACTATATTATTACAAAAAAATTACAATAGCTTATTTGAAATTTAGAAAATACTTATGATATATAATAATAAATATTGTTTTATATATAATGATAATATCAAATTACTAAATCGATATTACTTGTTTAGATTAAATATATAGAAAAATAAAATTCTCCTTTTCTTAAATAAAAAAATCTTTTCTTAACTTGACAAAATGAAAAAAATGATATATAATAATAATCGTGATTGAGCGTGACCCGCTAGCTCAGGCGGTAGAGCACTTGACTTTTAATCAAGGGGCCCTGGGTTCGAGTCCCAGGCGGGTCACCAGTTTTTTATATCTCTGCCAACGCGCGAGTGGCGGAATTGGCAGACGCGCTGGACTTAGAATCCAGTGGGATTTACCCGTGTGGGTTCAAGTCCCACCTCGCGCACCAAATTATTATGTATGCGGAAATAGCTCAGTGGTAGAGCACCTGCTTGCCAAGCAGGGGGTCGCGGGTTCGAATCCCGTTTTCCGCTCCATAGTATTAATTAAAGCTCCCTAAAGGGAGCTTTTTTGTTTTCATATTTCCAATATATTTACTTCCTTATCAACAGGATCAATTAATGCTATTGTTGCTCTTCCGCTAAGCCATCCAGAGCCTTCACCAGGATTTACAACAACAGTTCCATTTTCTTTTCTACTCACTATTTCATGGGTATGCCCGAAAAATACAAAATCATATAGACCACTTTTTTCAGCAGCGCGCAAAGCATAAGGTTCATGCATCATTAGTATTTTTTTACCTTCAATATTTATTTCTCTAGGACCAGGTAATATTCTTCTATTTGACCTTTCACTTAATAATAATTTTTCACCGTCATTATTACCAAAAACACCATAAAAATCTATACCATCTTTAATTATGTATGGTAATACAAATGGTGCAACGAAATCCCCGCAATGAAAAACCGCTGTAATATTTTCTCTTTCAATTATTTTTTCTACTTCTTTCATTTTATGAATATTGTCATGAGTATCAGAAATTAATAACCACATAATTCCACCTCCCTAATATATTATATCATTTTTATTAATTATATTTCAGAAAAATAAAATATTTATAAATAAATAAATATTAGAAATTTATAATATTCTAATTTTAATATAAACTTTATAATCCTTAATATATATTTTATGTATATATATACATTTTTTGATAGAATAAAAATGTCAAAATTAAGGATATAATTTTATTATACATTGATAAAAAAATAACAAACTTTTGGAGGTGTTATAATGAAATATGATATAGTAGTTATTGGAGGTAGTGCGGCCGGATTGGTTGCTGCAATTTCTTCAAGGAAATTATATAAGGATAAGAAGATATTAATAATAAAGAAATTAGAAAAAGAATTAGTTCCATGTGGAATACCATATATTTTTCATACTCTTGGAAATGTTGAAAGCGATTATATGGGAATTGAAGAAAAATTTAAAGCTATGAATATAGAATTATTAATTGATGAAGTTGTAGATGGCAATATTGATGAAAAGAAAATAATTACAAAATCAGGAAAAGAATATTATTATGAAAAATTAGTTATTGCAACAGGATCAACACCGTTTATTATTCCAATACCTGGTCATAATTTAGAAAATGTATATACTATACCAAAAAATTACAAGTATTTAGGTACAGTTCACGAAAAAATAAAAAATGCTGAAAATGTTGTTATTATTGGTGGAGGATTTATTGGAGTAGAAGTAGCTGATGAAATAAAAAAATCAGGGAAAAATGTAACATTAATAGAAGCAAGGGATTCATTATTGCCAGCATCTTTTGATTCTGATTTTGGAGATATTGCAAAAGAAGAAATTGAAAATGATAATGTAACTGTATTAACTGATACTATAGTAAAAGAAATATACGGAAATGAAAAAGTAGAAAAAGTAATATTAGATAATGGTGAAGAAATACCAGCAGATGTAGTAATTTTAGCAACTGGCTATAAACCAAATACAGAATTAGCTAAAAAAATGGGATTAAAGGTTACAGAATTAGGATATATAGAAACTGATGATTATATGAGAACATCTGTAGAGGATATCTATGCTGCTGGAGATTGTGTACAACATAAAGATTTCTTCACTGGAAAACCATCAAGATTAATGTTAGCATCTGCAGCAGTATTTGATGCAAGAATTGCTGCAAATAATTTATATAAATTAAAATTATTGAGAACAGTAAAAGGCTCTTTAAATGTATATTCAACAGTTATAGGAAGTAAAACATTTGCAGCTGCAGGTATTACAGAGAGAATGGCAAAAGAAGAAGGATTTGATATAATAGTAGGTAGAGCAGAGGTTATTGATAGACATCCTGGAAAATTTGAAGATGCATCAAAAATATCACTGAAATTAATATTCTCAAAAGAATGTGGTTTGTTATTAGGTGCTCAAATGGTTGGTGGAAAGAGTGTTGGTGAATTGATAAATGTTGTGAGTTTAGCAATTCAAAAAGAAGTAAATATAAAAGATTTGATAAAAATGCAAGTGGGGACTCACCCGTTATTAACAGCTGGTCCAACATCTTATCCATTAACTTTAGCAGCAGAAGATGCTTTAGCACAAATGTAATAATTATAATAAATATAACCCAGTAGATTTTCTACTGGGTTATATTTATTTACTACCACCTCTACCAAGTCACATTTCTCTTCCGTAACCGTATTCATAATATGCCATATCACACACTTCCTATATGTATTTTATATATACTGGCCATTTTTTATATATTTTATACATATATATGTCATCTATTTTTGTTGAATTTAATTTTAAAAATCAGAGAAATTTTATCTGTTATAATACAATTAAAGAACTATTTTTTTGGTATAATAAATATATATTATAAAAGGAGAGATTTTAATGAATAAAAAAGATATACGTTGGAAGCAAAGATTTCAAAATTTTGAAAAATCATATAAGTTATTAAAAAAATATATCAATATGGAAGATATGGATGAATTAGATAGAGCAGGAATTATACAATTTTTTGAAATGTCTTTTGAATTATCCTGGAAAGTATTAAAAGACTTTTTAGAGTACAATGGGTATCTCGTAAAAAGTCCAAGAGAAGCTATAAAACTTGCATTTCAACTTGAAATTATAGATAATGGGGAGTATTGGCTCAAAGCTTTAGAAGATAGAAATTTGACAGTATATGATGAAAATACTGCAATGGAGCTAGTGAAAAAAATTAAAGAAATATATTTACCCAAATTAGATAAATTTTATGAAAACATGTTAAAGGAGTTAAAGAAATGAATTTTGGTTTAAAAGAAGAACATTTAAAAATCATTATAGATTATATAAAAACTATTCCAGAAATAGAAGAAGTTTTTATTTTTGGAAGCAGAGCTATGGGGAATTATAAGAAAGGATCTGATATAGATCTTGCTATTAAAGGAAAAGAAATTACACGTGATTTGCTATTAAAAATTAGTTTTTAAAAACATATTTACCTTATTTTTTTGATATTGTTGATTATAATAAAATAGATAATTTAGATTTAAAAAAACATATTGATACTCATGGAATAGTGTTATATAAAAAGTAGGTAGCTATCTACCTACTTTTTATAATATTCATATATTGATTTTACAATATATTCTATTTCATCATTTCTTAATTCTGGGAATATTGGTAATGCCAATGTTGATTTTGTAGCTTTTTCTGTTATTGGTAAATCTCCCTCATTATAACCTAAATATTCAAAACACTTTTGTTGATGTAATCCTTTTGGATAATAAATAGAAGTTCCAATTTCTTTTTCTGTTAAAAATGTTTTTAATTCGTCTCTATTTCCTATTTTTAATGTAATAACGTATTGATGATATACATGTGATTTATCTTCAAAAACTTCTGGATAATCAATATAATCTGTTAAATTATATTTTTTAAATAACTCATCATATTTTTTTGCGACATTAATTCTGTTTTCTATGTATTCATCAAGATGTTTTAATTTAATTCTAAGTATTGCAGCTTGAACTTCATCTAGCCTTGAATTAAAACCTACTTCATCATGGTAATATTTCCTAGCGGAGCCGTGTACTCTTAACTTTCTTATCCTGTTAGCTAAATCTTCATTATTGGTAAATATCATTCCTCCGTCCCCATATCCTCCAAGATTTTTTGTTGGAAAGAATGATGTTATACTTAAATCACCAAAAGAAAAAGCATTTTTTTCATTCCATTTAGATCCAATGGATTGAGCACCATCTTCTATAATATATACTCCATATTTTTCTTTAAAATATTGAAGTCTATCTAAGTCAATTGTTTTTCCAAATAAATGTACTGGAATTATAGCCTTTATCTTTTCTTTTTCTGGATGAGTTTTTAAAATTTCTTCAACCTTATCAAGATCAAGATTATAATATTTTTCTTCAACATCAACAAATATTGGAGTTGCACCATTTCTAGTTATACAGCTAGCTGTAGCAAAAAATGTATAAGGAGTTGTAATAACATAATCTCCTTCTTTTATGTTTAATGCTCTAACAGATAAAAATAAAGCATCGGAACCATTAGCAACACCAATTGCATATTTTGTTCCTACATAATTAGCCAGTTCTTCTTCCAGTGCTTTAACATGAGGTCCTAAAATTACTTTACCTGTTTTAAATATGTTATCCAAAGTATTTAAAACTTCATCTCTAAAAGATTCATATTGCCTAGTCATATCAAATAAAGGTATTTTCATATTACTCCCCCTTTTCTAATGAAACATTTCCTGTTTCATCTATATTAAATATATATATGTTTGATAATTCATTTTCTCTAGCATTTTTTAATATATCTTCAGAATGTCTAAATGAAGCAATAATAATCATATCATATTCCATGTTCTTTACTTCTTTTGGAGAATATATATTAATACCATGGATTTTATCTCCTTGTTTTGAAATAGAATCATCAATAAACCCAATAACATTAATATTTTCACTTGTTAATACTTTTAATACAATACCTCCAACAACACCTGCTCCATATAATAATATATTTTGATATCCCATATCTTCAATTTTATCTAAAACCTTATTAAATGATTTTTTTGTTTCAGCATATATTTTAGATACTTCATTAATAAAAGATACAGTTAAAAACTGTAATCTTTTTTTACCATCTGCGGTAATTTCATAATTCATTTTTCTTCTGTTTTCACCTGTTTTTATAATATATTTTTTATCCTCAAAGTCCTTTAAATACCTGTTTACCATAGATGGAACAATACCTACTGTTTTTGCTATCATTTCTTGTGAAACATTTTCATTTTTGGATATTATTTGTAAAATCATTAATTCTCTAAAATTTGGAGATGGATTAAAAAACGTATAATCTTCAAAATTAAACATAATTTCACTCCTTTTTCATTCACTGAGTGAATTATATCATATATTATTTTTTATGTCAATAAAAAATCTCCTGCACAAAGCAGGAGATTGATTTTTATTTCAAGAGAGATTGTTTGTTTTTTTCATTTTGGTATAAGTTTCAAGGAACTCTTCAATTTTTAAATTGTAATATATTATTTTCATTTTTCTTTCTAATTGTATTTTTTCTATTTGATATTCTTTCTCAAATTTATCCCATTCTAATTCTATATTTTTTAGTTCTTCTTTAAGTATTTTTATCTGAATTTCATCCAATAGTAATTCCTCTTCTATTTTTAATATTTCATTTTTTAAACTTTCTCTTGAATTTATAATTTTAGAAATGGTATTCTGAAGATTATCTTCACTTAAATTTTTATAATCATCTTTCTTACTAAAAAGATATGGATTTATAGAACCATTAAAATTCACATATCCTCCATTATAATTCCCATTACTGGATATTTTTAAATATGGAATCTCTTCTGATAGATTAAAGTTCAATGATATTGAAAAGTTGTTGTTTAAAATGTCATATCCTCCGATTAAATTAACATTAAAATAATTGCTGGATCTTAATTTTTTTCCATATTATTTTGTTGTTGCGTAATATAAACTATTTTATATTCTAAAAAACTTTCCACAGGTTTATATTGTATATTTTTTATAATTTCTTGGAATTTTTTTAACTTATAATATTTTTCTGAATATCTTAGCTTAAATTTTTTCTGTATTTATAAATTTAAATTTTTTATAAGCATATTTTTATAATTATATAATGATTCATAATTTTCTTTTAATGATATTTCTAGCTTCTTTTTTGTTAGATATTTTTTAAATTCTTCAATCTTATTGTTATTGGAATATCGTTTAATTTACTATATTCTTTTTCTAAAAATTCTATATAATTTTGAAGATAATAAGCATTATAAAATAAGTTTTTAAAATATAAAATATTGTTCTCTTTATGTTTTCTTCACTTAAAGTTGCTATTTGCTTATTTAATTTATTCATTTGTGCTTTATCGCTGAAATCTGATCTAAATACATTCCATGAAAAATTTATCGATGATGTATTTAAATCCACTTTACTTATTTTATCCCCGCCAAAAGAAAAATTATATGATATATATGGTAAAAAATCACTATATTTTTCTAGAATGCTTTCGTTTTTTATTTCATGGTTTGAATTTAAAATTGAGACATAATATTTATATGCATCTTCATAATACAAAAAAGTATTTTTAATGTTATTTTCTCCATATGCAACAATAAATAAATTAAAAACTGTTAATAATAAAACAAAACTTTTTTTCATCTCTACCTCCTGTTATTCTATTTCTTTAAATATGATAAATCTTTTATAAAATTTATCATATACATAATAATAAAGCATATTATTTATTTTTCTAATCTTCATTTTGGCAGGTATAATTTTATATGATTGAACTGGTTCTTTGCCTTCAAAATTTAAAAATATTTTTGCCTTTTTTTCAATTAAGCCCATATTATTAATTTCATACTTTTTTATAAAACATAAATTTCCTGTATTTGTATATCCAATTTTTGGATTAGTAGTTAATAAATATAAATTATTATCCATAATTTGAGCAGAAGGAATAATTTGTTCATATCTGAAAGCATATCTGGTATCAATAATTTTATTTTTTTCTGTTATTCCATCTTCTGTAATTTCCCATAAAGCTATTCTATCAATTTTCTTATAAAGATTATATTCTTGATTATTTTTATTTTCTTCAAATATCAGTAAATATGGTATTTCATTATTATTTAGTAAAAATGCTTCTAAGTTATTTGTATTAGATAATTCTTTATCTATCTCTTGTTCTTTTTTTACTCTATATATTGTATATCCAAACAAATTTTCCTTTTTATCAATTAATGATAATTTTTTATATATAATTTTTGGATTATTATTTTCAATTATATCTATGACATGAATATCTTCGTTTTTATCAATCATCATTTTATCCCCATGTGCGTAAGGAATTATAATTTCTCCATTTTCATAATTATTATCTATATTATTTGCAACATCTTCAAAAATATAAAAATCCTTTATTTTAAAATTTTCATCAAAAATAGTTATCCCAGCATTTGTAAGAAAGTATATTTTCCCATTTTTTTCTTTTATATCTCTAACTGCAAGTCCTTCTGGAAATGGGGGTGGTGCAAATCTTTCTATATTTCTTTTTTCCATTTCTCCATTTTTTAAATTTATAATATATACAAATGCTTTATTTTCGTTTAGATCTGAAAATTCAATAATTGGGATTGTATATACATTTTCAAAAATATAAAGTTTATTTCCATCTTCACTAATTATCCAATACATTGATTGAGAAGAAAAAATATCTTCTGGAATAGTTATATTCTTTTCTTCTGAAATATCTGATCCATCATAAAACATATATTTTTTATCCGTTGCTATTGTATATAACGGTTTTAAATTTAATGGTTCTACTCCTTTAAAAAAATACTTTAGTTCATGAGAAAATACTTTTCCTATAAAAAATATTAAAATAATACTTAATACTAATTTTTTCATATTTTCACCCCTGTGTATAATGTTTTTTATTAATAAATTCGATAGGGTGGACACCCTAAATAAGTTTGAAATTATATTTTATTTACTGAAATTTAATTATAGGAAATTATTTTTTAATATTCCCATGGAGTCCTCCATACCCTAAACTTTGCATTTTCATGATCTTCTATTATTGGATGATATTCAGAAGTAGGATTTGGTTCATATAAAACTTTTAAAAATGTTTTTATAGGTTCATATGCATCATAAGTTTTATATCTATCTTCTCTCCAAGTTTTAACAATTTGATTATTTTGATACTCTTTGCAATCATAAACAATATGGATTTCTCCTGTTTCATTTTTGTAGTGATGTAACACAAAAACAGCTCCTGTCAAATAAGGCTTTAAATCAAAAGTATATACATTTGTATATGATGCCGAAACGCTTCTTCCGACATTTACAGAAACATTAGCTTTTAAAAAATCCTTAACAGAAGCTTCAGCACCTACGGACAAAATTCCATATATAGTACCTGTATAAGTCCTAGAGGTTTGAATTTTTCCACGAGTTGATCCTCCGGATTCCCAGCCGGACATCGCCTGACCTTTAACTGTATAATTATAGAATTTTCTAGAAAGAATAGCGATAGATGTAATTTCTTTTTCAATTCTACTAGTGGTATTTCCCCCACCATTATTGCTACCAGCACCAATAATATTTTTCATTTCATCGTCAGTAAAAACTTTTACATCAACAGTTTTTGAATGAGCAAAAACATTTACAGGCCCATGTTTACAAACATCATCAACAAAATAGCATATACCACTATCTTTTTCATTCTCCCATCATTTTTTGTTTTTTACAACAAATAGCGCGCTATTTTTGATTAATATTATTAAGGTTATTAAGAACATTAAATAATATAACTTTATTCCATATTTAGAATAAAATGTTTTTTTTAATTTTTTTATTGGTATTTCATAATTAATAATTTTTCTTTCATATAGTTTTGATGATTTTAATATTTTTCCTTCAGGAGAAATTATCTGCGATATTCCTGAATTTGTTGCTTGAATTACATATATATTATTTTCTGCTGCTCGAAATATTCCGTGCGTTGATATTAAATATGGTACTATACTGTAACCAAACATTCCATTATTGCTTGCTATTATTATTACATCGGTATCTTTGTTTTTTAATTCAGTTGTTATTTTGGGAAACATTACTTCAAAACATATTTCAAATCCTGCTTTTATTCCATCTATATTAATGATTTTTAAATTTTTTCCATTTTCAAAAACTTTTTCTTAATATGGCACGAGTTTGTTTTTATAATATTTTCCTATTATTTTTCCATTTTTTGATATAATAAATATGGAATTGTATTCTTTATCTTCAGGAGTTAAATCTGGTGTCCCTATTATTAGATTAATATTATTATTTCTTGCAAAATCTAATATTTCATTTCTATAATCAGGTAGCCGCATCATCCATCTATGAACTGATGTTTCAGGCCAGATGATTATATGTGGCGAATATTCTTTTATACTTTTCAATGAAAGATTTATGTATTTTTTGAATATTTCATAACTCAATTCATTATTACTTTGAGCAAATTTATATTCATTTGTAGATATATTTCCCTGTATTATTGAAATTTTTATTTTATTTTGATTAATTTCTTCTACATCTTTTTGTGAAAAAAAGCTTATATTAGGCAAGAGAAAAATTAATAATGAAATTATCAAAAATGTTTTATATTTTTTATTTTTTAAAAGATAATATAACCAATAATTTATTGCTGTTGTAATAAAAGATAATCCTATCATTCCTATATATTTTGAGAAAAACAGAAATATTTCTATATTATATAAAGCTATACCAGGATGCGGAGTAAATCCATAAATATTTTACTTGCAAAGTACTCCTCAAATAACCAGAATGAAGATATCAAAAATATTTTCTTATATGTTTTATAATTATAATTTTCAATTTTTTTCACAAATATACCAAAAAAATAAAAAAGTATTGTTATTATTAAAACAAACGATGAGAACCCAACCAGTTTATACTTTAACTCTATTTGCGCCGTTAAAATAAAGGATGAATTTATTATTGATATTATTAAAGAAAATAATAATATTTTTCTTTTTTGAATTTGATTATTTATATAATAAAAAAATGGAATAAATGCATAAAAAATAAAGAAAAACATTTTAAA includes the following:
- a CDS encoding TetR/AcrR family transcriptional regulator; the encoded protein is MPKKTFFNLPEEKRKKIMDVALEEFSNNLFSKVSINKIVEKSGISKGSFYQYFNNKKDLYKYILDQIFKLKMEYLSNAIKGRDTNDFFESFEAMIEAGFKLTLDYPLYAKIGQNFMLEDEKIIAEITGEYSTQGDDFVFSLLKKAQDNGEIYEHIDLKLVSFLISKISLFILDYIKINNESMDYGNIKNILNDFMFIIKNGIRRGKDD
- a CDS encoding MarR family winged helix-turn-helix transcriptional regulator translates to MFNFEDYTFFNPSPNFRELMILQIISKNENVSQEMIAKTVGIVPSMVNRYLKDFEDKKYIIKTGENRRKMNYEITADGKKRLQFLTVSFINEVSKIYAETKKSFNKVLDKIEDMGYQNILLYGAGVVGGIVLKVLTSENINVIGFIDDSISKQGDKIHGINIYSPKEVKNMEYDMIIIASFRHSEDILKNARENELSNIYIFNIDETGNVSLEKGE
- a CDS encoding metallophosphoesterase, which codes for MWLLISDTHDNIHKMKEVEKIIERENITAVFHCGDFVAPFVLPYIIKDGIDFYGVFGNNDGEKLLLSERSNRRILPGPREINIEGKKILMMHEPYALRAAEKSGLYDFVFFGHTHEIVSRKENGTVVVNPGEGSGWLSGRATIALIDPVDKEVNILEI
- a CDS encoding nucleotidyltransferase substrate binding protein; this encodes MNKKDIRWKQRFQNFEKSYKLLKKYINMEDMDELDRAGIIQFFEMSFELSWKVLKDFLEYNGYLVKSPREAIKLAFQLEIIDNGEYWLKALEDRNLTVYDENTAMELVKKIKEIYLPKLDKFYENMLKELKK
- a CDS encoding FAD-dependent oxidoreductase, with translation MKYDIVVIGGSAAGLVAAISSRKLYKDKKILIIKKLEKELVPCGIPYIFHTLGNVESDYMGIEEKFKAMNIELLIDEVVDGNIDEKKIITKSGKEYYYEKLVIATGSTPFIIPIPGHNLENVYTIPKNYKYLGTVHEKIKNAENVVIIGGGFIGVEVADEIKKSGKNVTLIEARDSLLPASFDSDFGDIAKEEIENDNVTVLTDTIVKEIYGNEKVEKVILDNGEEIPADVVILATGYKPNTELAKKMGLKVTELGYIETDDYMRTSVEDIYAAGDCVQHKDFFTGKPSRLMLASAAVFDARIAANNLYKLKLLRTVKGSLNVYSTVIGSKTFAAAGITERMAKEEGFDIIVGRAEVIDRHPGKFEDASKISLKLIFSKECGLLLGAQMVGGKSVGELINVVSLAIQKEVNIKDLIKMQVGTHPLLTAGPTSYPLTLAAEDALAQM
- a CDS encoding nucleotidyltransferase domain-containing protein gives rise to the protein MNFGLKEEHLKIIIDYIKTIPEIEEVFIFGSRAMGNYKKGSDIDLAIKGKEITRDLLLKISF
- a CDS encoding ABC transporter ATP-binding protein, giving the protein MIKINNLKKYYGKHRGIEDVSFEIKEGEILGLIGPNGAGKTTTIRILTGFLKPDSGEALIDGKKMPYEVDFVKENIGYIPGEVNFYGDMKISEFLEFNRSFYKNIDREYEKEIIELLGIEVNKKFKALSLGNKKKVAILQALVHKPKYLILDEPTNGLDPLVQQKFYDLIKRHKEMGAVILFSSHILSEVEKLCDTFAMIKDGSVVKSGSIEGLKDISKKIINVYNLKFIDELNKYKNSKNKNTYTFDVKSIELKKFLEDLVKTDFSDIEIKNPALEDIFLELYK
- a CDS encoding TolC family protein, which codes for MKKSFVLLLTVFNLFIVAYGENNIKNTFLYYEDAYKYYVSILNSNHEIKNESILEKYSDFLPYISYNFSFGGDKISKVDLNTSSINFSWNVFRSDFSDKAQMNKLNKQIATLSEENIKRTIFYILKTYFIMLIIFKII
- a CDS encoding DegT/DnrJ/EryC1/StrS family aminotransferase; translated protein: MKIPLFDMTRQYESFRDEVLNTLDNIFKTGKVILGPHVKALEEELANYVGTKYAIGVANGSDALFLSVRALNIKEGDYVITTPYTFFATASCITRNGATPIFVDVEEKYYNLDLDKVEEILKTHPEKEKIKAIIPVHLFGKTIDLDRLQYFKEKYGVYIIEDGAQSIGSKWNEKNAFSFGDLSITSFFPTKNLGGYGDGGMIFTNNEDLANRIRKLRVHGSARKYYHDEVGFNSRLDEVQAAILRIKLKHLDEYIENRINVAKKYDELFKKYNLTDYIDYPEVFEDKSHVYHQYVITLKIGNRDELKTFLTEKEIGTSIYYPKGLHQQKCFEYLGYNEGDLPITEKATKSTLALPIFPELRNDEIEYIVKSIYEYYKK